The Aphis gossypii isolate Hap1 chromosome 3, ASM2018417v2, whole genome shotgun sequence genome includes a region encoding these proteins:
- the LOC114121186 gene encoding mitochondrial intermediate peptidase, translating to MILRKTIHDVRCAKKYSVALAKPLSELFNQPKPKFKFFVKNQTGLFGAPELISFEGFYAFKEQTKIDCDNFVDEICNPNRKRNLVTIFDQLSNSLCCLADMAEFIRTAHPDKSFVAAAEDCCISMNTIVEKLNTNKDLYTNLKQVILDGDKHPMTEEDRHVGELFLFDFELNGIHLEERKRQYVVNLNNFILVTGQRFMTAVEKPRIVDPTKLPDVVSKVLSKEYRYNSGGKLIVGHPSSHSEDPVLREAAFKVYNGPNAESEELLDNLLESRHKLALTCGFPSYAHRALKNSIAENPSFVMEFLNILNSELRIRSVFDYKTMKRANNNDIVSPWDVQYLTNKIKQNHLQYAMIDYASYFSLGDCMEGLNMIFNSLYNINLVFEDITPGEGWAEQLYKLAVTHNTEGLLGYIYCDFFERTGKLHNDSHYVVRGGRQLPDNSYQTPIVVVMLNVVWRENHGPVLLHPGSVENLFHEFGHAIHSMLGRTRYQHVNGTRCATDLAEFPSVLMEYYATQPQVIKHYAKHFKTRQPMPEDMLKKLYASKYLFAASEMQLQLFYSVLDQYYHTQAPQSLSTTNMLAKLQVEYYGLPYVKDTAWQLHFSHFVGYGAKYYSYLVSKALAAHTWHSFLNNDPLNRIQGERLRTECLQYGGGKPARKLVSDYLGTPVTPELLASSLIQDIDQGNKISTFSAT from the exons atgattctaCGCAAAACAATTCATGATGTGCGGTGCGCAAAGAAGTACAGTGTTGCCTTGGCTAAGCCATTATCTGAACTTTTCAATCAACCAAAgccaaagtttaaattttttgtcaaaaaccaAACT ggACTTTTTGGTGCACCTGAATTGATTTCATTTGAGGGATTTTATGCATTCAaggaacaaacaaaaatagatTGTGATAATTTCGTTGATGAAATATGCAATCCCAAtcg aaaaagaaATCTAGTGACGATTTTTGACCAGCTATCCAATAGCCTTTGTTGTCTTGCTGATATGGCTGAATTCATTCGTACAGCACATCCAGACAAATCATTTGTTGCTGCAGCAGAAGATTGCTGTATCTCCATGAATACCATTGTAGAAAA attaaatactaacaaagatttatatacaaatttgaaacaaGTAATCCTAGATGGTGATAAACATCCTATGACTGAAGAAGATCGACATGTTggtgaattatttttgtttgattttgaattgaaCGGCATACACTTAGAAGAAAGAAAAAGACAATATGTGGTcaacttgaataattttattttggttactGGGCAACGATTTATGACAGCAGTAGAAAAACCTAGAATTGTAGATCCAACTAAATTACCAGATGTCGTTTCTAAAGTTCTTTCTAAAGa gtataggtataactCTGGAGGGAAATTAATAGTCGGACATCCTAGTTCTCATTCTGAAGATCCAGTTTTGAGAGAAGCCGCATTCAAGGTTTACAATGGTCCAAATGCTGAATCAGAAGAATTGTTAGACAATCTTTTAGAAAGCCGTCATAAATTGGCTTTGACTTGTGGATTTCCATCTTATGCTCATAG agCTCTGAAGAACAGTATAGCGGAAAATCCTAGTTTTGTTATGGAATTTTTGAATATCCTTAATTCAGAGTTAAGGATTCGATcagtttttgattataaaactatgaaaAGGGCGAATAACAATGAT attGTATCACCGTGGGATGTTCAATATTTGaccaacaaaattaaacagaACCATCTTCAATATGCAATGATTGATTATGcgtcatatttttctttaggAGATTGTATGGAAGGTTTGAATATGattttcaatagtttatacaatattaatttagtatttgaaGACATAACACCAGGCGAAGGGTGGGCTGAACAATTATACAAGTTGGCTG TTACTCATAACACTGAAGGTTTGCTTGGATATATCTACTGTGACTTTTTTGAAAGAACAGGAAAACTACACAATGATTCACACTATGTTGTTAGAGGAGGCCGACAATTACCAGATAATTCTtatcaa acCCCAATTGTAGTAGTTATGTTAAATGTGGTGTGGCGTGAGAATCATGGTCCAGTACTCTTGCATCCTGGTTCTGTTGAAAATCTATTTCATGAGTTTGGACACGCAATACACTCTATGTTAGGCCGAACTCGTTATCAACATGTTAATGGTACACGTTGTGCAACAGATTTGGCAGAATTTCCATCGGTTTTGATGGAATATTATGCTACTCAGCCTCaa GTCATAAAACACTATGCCAAGCATTTTAAAACTAGACAACCTATGCCGGAGGAcatgttaaaaaagttatatgcatccaaatatttatttgctgCTTCTGAAATGCAGTTGCAGCTATTTTATTCTGTACTAGACCAATATTACCACACGCAAGCACCACAGTCATTAAGTACAACTAATATGCTTGCAAAATTACAAGTAGAATATTATGGACTACCATATGTTAAAGATACA gcaTGGCAGTtacatttttcacattttgtTGGCTATGGTGCAaagtattattcatatttagtaTCCAAGGCTTTGGCCGCACATACATGGCATTCATTCCTGAACAATGATCCATTAAATAGAATTCAAGGAGAACGTTTACGTACAGAATGTTTACAATATGGTGGTGGTAAACCGGCAAGAAAATTGGTCTCAGATTATCTCGGAACACCAGTAACACCAGAACTCTTGGCATCTTCTTTAATACAAGATATTGATCAAGGCAACAAAATCTCTACATTTTCTGCtacataa
- the LOC114121191 gene encoding serine/threonine-protein kinase 3, which translates to MSNSQSVFNFCHVNYRTPDNMMSSKSELKKLSEESLTRQPEEVFDIICKLGEGSYGSVFKALHKESGQVLAIKQVPVDTDLQEIIKEISIMQQCDSPYVVKYYGSYFKNTDLWIVMEYCGAGSVSDIMRLRKKTLSEDEIATILSDTLKGLEYLHLRRKIHRDIKAGNILLNSEGHAKLADFGVAGQLTDTMAKRNTVIGTPFWMAPEVIQEIGYDCVADMWSLGITALEMAEGKPPYGDIHPMRAIFMIPTKPPPSFREPDKWTPEFIDFVSQCLIKNPDERATATKMLDHEFIGNAKPPEILSQMIAEAREIRENQTLRSNASCKVTSAEHKDQNSKDDDIDSRTMIVDDSTLVPDKSKGTSLKSNSVIEELRTMVINSDGEDDSTMKRHDTGPEESGRKYRPLFLDHFDKKIAEKSKNDNFESENKLFDDGPDSVQDISQNDECEKTITSHQFPMPQINCRPDVNAPNTLHQNRHYSPIVDGDFEFLRYLTFDDLQQRMSNLDSDMEREIDELRRRYQTKRQPILDAMDQKRKRQQNF; encoded by the exons ATGTCGAACTCACAATCTGTATTCAATTTCTGCCATGTTAATTACAGGACCCCTGACAATATGATGTCTTCAAAGAG tgaattaaaaaaattgtctgaAGAAAGTTTGACCAGGCAGCCAGAAGAAGTGTTTGACATTATTTGTAAACTCGGAGAAGG ATCCTATGGAAGTGTATTTAAAGCACTACACAAAGAGTCTGGCCAAGTACTTGCTATTAAGCAAGTACCGGTCGACACCGATCTTCAGGAAATCATAAAAGAAATATCCATTATGCAACAATGCGATAGTCCCTATGTAGTTAAATACTATGgttcatattttaagaatactgATTTATGG attgttATGGAATATTGTGGTGCTGGTTCAGTATCTGACATCATGAGATTAAGAAAAAAGACTCTTTCAGAAGACGAAATAGCTACTATCTTGTCAGACACACTTAAAGGACTTGAGTACTTACATTTAAGGAGAAAAATACATAGGGATATTAAAgctggaaatatattattaaattcagaaGGACATGCTAAACTAGCTGATTTTGGGGTCGCAGGACAGCTCAct gataCAATGGCCAAAAGAAATACTGTAATAGGAACTCCATTTTGGATGGCACCTGAAGTAATCCAAGAAATAGGATATGATTGTGTTGCTGATATGTGGAgcctag GAATAACTGCATTGGAAATGGCTGAAGGCAAACCTCCATATGGCGATATACATCCAATGCGCGCTATATTCATGATACCAACTAAACCACCACCTTCATTTCGAGAACCAGATAAGTGGACTCcagaatttattgattttgttagTCAATGTCTGATTAAAAACCCAGATGAACGAGCAACAGCTACAAAAATGTTAGATCATGAATTTATTG GAAATGCAAAGCCACCAGAAATTTTAAGTCAGATGATTGCTGAAGCAAGAGAAATTCGAGAGAATCAAACTCTCCGTTCTAATGCATCATGTAAAGTAACATCAGCTGAGCATAAAGATCAAAACTCTAAA GACGATGATATTGATAGTCGTACAATGATAGTAGATGATAGTACCCTTGTACCAGATAAATCAAAAGGGACaagtttaaaaagtaattcagTTATTGAAGAATTAAGAACAATGGTAATTAATAGTGATGGAGAAGATGATTCCACAATGAAAA GACATGATACTGGACCTGAAGAATCTGGTAGAAAATATAGACCCTTATTCTTAgatcattttgataaaaagattgcagaaaaatcaaaa AACGATAATTTTGAGTcggaaaacaaattatttgatgatGGACCAGATTCCGTTCAAGATATTTCTcaa aatgatGAATGTGAAAAAACTATAACTTCACATCAATTTCCTATGCCACAAATAAATTGTAGACCTGACGTAAATGCACCTAATACTCTTCATCAAAACCGACACTATTCACCAATTGTTGATGGAGACTTTGAATTT ttaagatATTTAACTTTTGATGACTTGCAACAACGAATGTCTAATTTGGATTCTGACATGGAACGTGAAATTGATGAGCTACGACGTCGCTATCAAACAAAACGCCAACCAATACTAGATGCTATGGATCAGAAGCGTAAACGAcaacaaaatttttga